A single region of the Marmota flaviventris isolate mMarFla1 chromosome 10, mMarFla1.hap1, whole genome shotgun sequence genome encodes:
- the Rnf19b gene encoding E3 ubiquitin-protein ligase RNF19B isoform X2, whose amino-acid sequence MGSEKDSESPRSTSLHAAAPDPKCRSGGRRRRLTFHSVFSASARGRRARAKPQAEPPPPAAPPPAPAPAAAQAPLPEALPAEPVAEAEEAAAAAGAGLNDEEAAEGGGPGAEEVECPLCLVRLPPERAPRLLSCPHRSCRDCLRHYLRLEISESRVPISCPECSERLNPHDIRLLLADPPLMHKYEEFMLRRYLASDPDCRWCPAPDCGYAVIAYGCASCPKLTCEREGCQTEFCYHCKQIWHPNQTCDMARQQRAQTLRVRTKHTSGLSYGQESGPDDIKPCPRCSAYIIKMNDGSCNHMTCAVCGCEFCWLCMKEISDLHYLSPSGCTFWGKKPWSRKKKILWQLGTLIGAPVGISLIAGIAIPAMVIGIPVYVGRKIHSRYEGRKTSKHKRNLAITGGVTLSVIASPVIAAVSVGFGVPIMLAYVYGVVPISLCRGGGCGVSTANGKGVKIEFDEDDGPITVADAWRALKNPSIGESSIEGLTSVLSTSGSPTDGLSVMQGPYSETASFAALSGGTLSGGILSSGKGKYSRLEVQADVQKEIFPKDTASLGAISDNASTRAMAGSIISSYNPQDRECNNMEIQVDIEAKPSQYQLVSGSSTEDSLHVHAQMAENEEEGGGGGGGGGGGGDGDGGGDGGGGGIEEDPPCKHQSCEQKDCLANKAWDISLAQPESIRSDLESSDTQSDDVPDITSDECGSPRSHTAACPSTPRAQGAPSPSAHMNLCAPAEGQTVLKPEGAEARV is encoded by the exons ATGGGCTCCGAGAAGGACTCCGAATCGCCGCGCTCCACATCCCTACACGCGGCTGCGCCCGACCCCAAGTGCCGCAGCGGCGGCCGGCGCCGGCGCCTCACCTTCCATAGCGTCTTCTCCGCCTCGGCCCGCGGCCGCCGCGCCCGGGCCAAACCGCAGGCCGAGCCGCCGCCCCCCGCTGCGCCGCCGCCCGCCCCGGCCCCAGCCGCGGCCCAGGCCCCGCTGCCCGAGGCGTTGCCCGCCGAGCCGGTCGCCGAGGCCGAGGAGGCCGCCGCGGCCGCGGGGGCCGGACTCAACGATGAAGAGGCGGCGGAGGGCGGCGGCCCGGGCGCGGAGGAGGTGGAGTGCCCACTGTGTCTAGTGCGGCTGCCGCCGGAGCGGGCCCCGCGCCTACTCAGCTGCCCGCACCGCTCGTGCCGGGACTGCCTCCGCCACTACCTGCGCCTGGAGATCAGCGAGAGCCGGGTGCCCATCAGCTGCCCTGAGTGCAGTGAGCGACTCAACCCGCACGACATCCGCCTGCTGCTCGCCGACCCACCGCTCATGCACAAGTACGAGGAGTTCATGCTGCGCCGATACCTGGCCTCGGACCCGGACTGCCGCTGGTGCCCGGCCCCAGACTGCGG TTATGCTGTTATTGCCTATGGCTGTGCCAGCTGCCCAAAGCTAACCTGTGAGAGGGAAGGCTGCCAGACTGAGTTCTGCTACCACTGCAAGCAGATATGGCATCCAAATCAGACCTGCGATATGGCCCGGCAGCAGAGGGCACAGACTTTGAGAGTTCGGACCAAGCATACTTCAGGTCTCAGTTATGGGCAAGAATCTGGACCAG ATGACATCAAGCCATGCCCACGATGCAGTGCTTACATTATCAAGATGAATGATGGAAGCTGTAATCACATGACCTGTGCAGTGTGTGGCTGTGAATTCTGCTGGCTTTGTATGAAAGAGATCTCAGACTTGCATTACCTCAG CCCCTCTGGCTGTACATTCTGGGGCAAGAAGCCATGGAGTCGGAAGAAGAAAATTCTTTGGCAGCTGGGCACATTAATTGGTGCTCCAGTGGGGATTTCTCTCATTGCTGGTATTGCCATTCCTGCCATGGTCATTGGCATTCCTGTTTACGTTGGAAGGAAG atTCACAGCAGGTATGAGGGAAGGAAAACCTCCAAACACAAGAGGAATTTAGCCATCACAGGAGGAGTGACTTTGTCGGTCATTGCATCCCCAGTGATTGCAGCAGTTAGTGTTG GTTTTGGTGTCCCCATTATGCTGGCATATGTCTATGGGGTTGTGCCCATTTCTCTCTGTCGTGGCGGTGGCTGTGGAGTTAGCACAGCCAATGGAAAGGGAGTAAAAATTGAGTTTGATGAAGATGATGGTCCAATTACAG TGGCAGATGCCTGGCGAGCCCTCAAGAATCCCAGCATTGGGGAAAGCAGCATCGAAGGCCTGACTAGTGTGTTGAGCACCAGTGGAAGCCCTACAGATGGACTCAGTGTTATGCAAGGCCCTTACAGTGAAACAGCAAGCTTTGCAGCCCTCTCAGGGGGCACGCTGAGTGGTGGCATTCTCTCCAGTGGCAAAGGAAAGTACAGCAG GTTAGAAGTCCAAGCCGATGTCCAAAAGGAAATTTTCCCCAAAGACACAGCCAGTCTTGGTGCAATTAGTGACAACGCAAGCACTCGTGCTATGGCCGGTTCCATAATCAGTTCCTACAACCCACAGGACAG AGAATGCAACAATATGGAAATCCAAGTGGATATTGAGGCCAAACCAAGCCAGTATCAGCTGGTGAGTGGAAGCAGCACAGAGGATTCACTCCATGTCCATGCTCAGATggcagaaaatgaagaagaaggtggtggtggtggtggtggtggtggtggtggtggtgatggtgacggTGGCGGTGACGGTGGCGGTGGTGGCATTGAAGAGGATCCCCCCTGCAAACACCAAAGCTGTGAACAGAAAGACTGCCTGGCCAATAAAGCTTGGGACATCAGCCTGGCCCAGCCAGAGAGCATCCGCAGTGATCTGGAGAGCTCTGACACACAGTCAGATGACGTGCCAGACATCACCTCAGATGAGTGCGGCTCTCCCCGCTCCCATACTGCAGCCTGCCCCTCAACCCCCAGAGCCCAAGGTGCACCAAGCCCAAGTGCCCATATGAACCTCTGTGCCCCAGCCGAGGGACAGACTGTCTTGAAGCCAGAAGGTGCAGAAGCCAGAGTATGA
- the Rnf19b gene encoding E3 ubiquitin-protein ligase RNF19B isoform X1: protein MGSEKDSESPRSTSLHAAAPDPKCRSGGRRRRLTFHSVFSASARGRRARAKPQAEPPPPAAPPPAPAPAAAQAPLPEALPAEPVAEAEEAAAAAGAGLNDEEAAEGGGPGAEEVECPLCLVRLPPERAPRLLSCPHRSCRDCLRHYLRLEISESRVPISCPECSERLNPHDIRLLLADPPLMHKYEEFMLRRYLASDPDCRWCPAPDCGYAVIAYGCASCPKLTCEREGCQTEFCYHCKQIWHPNQTCDMARQQRAQTLRVRTKHTSGLSYGQESGPADDIKPCPRCSAYIIKMNDGSCNHMTCAVCGCEFCWLCMKEISDLHYLSPSGCTFWGKKPWSRKKKILWQLGTLIGAPVGISLIAGIAIPAMVIGIPVYVGRKIHSRYEGRKTSKHKRNLAITGGVTLSVIASPVIAAVSVGFGVPIMLAYVYGVVPISLCRGGGCGVSTANGKGVKIEFDEDDGPITVADAWRALKNPSIGESSIEGLTSVLSTSGSPTDGLSVMQGPYSETASFAALSGGTLSGGILSSGKGKYSRLEVQADVQKEIFPKDTASLGAISDNASTRAMAGSIISSYNPQDRECNNMEIQVDIEAKPSQYQLVSGSSTEDSLHVHAQMAENEEEGGGGGGGGGGGGDGDGGGDGGGGGIEEDPPCKHQSCEQKDCLANKAWDISLAQPESIRSDLESSDTQSDDVPDITSDECGSPRSHTAACPSTPRAQGAPSPSAHMNLCAPAEGQTVLKPEGAEARV, encoded by the exons ATGGGCTCCGAGAAGGACTCCGAATCGCCGCGCTCCACATCCCTACACGCGGCTGCGCCCGACCCCAAGTGCCGCAGCGGCGGCCGGCGCCGGCGCCTCACCTTCCATAGCGTCTTCTCCGCCTCGGCCCGCGGCCGCCGCGCCCGGGCCAAACCGCAGGCCGAGCCGCCGCCCCCCGCTGCGCCGCCGCCCGCCCCGGCCCCAGCCGCGGCCCAGGCCCCGCTGCCCGAGGCGTTGCCCGCCGAGCCGGTCGCCGAGGCCGAGGAGGCCGCCGCGGCCGCGGGGGCCGGACTCAACGATGAAGAGGCGGCGGAGGGCGGCGGCCCGGGCGCGGAGGAGGTGGAGTGCCCACTGTGTCTAGTGCGGCTGCCGCCGGAGCGGGCCCCGCGCCTACTCAGCTGCCCGCACCGCTCGTGCCGGGACTGCCTCCGCCACTACCTGCGCCTGGAGATCAGCGAGAGCCGGGTGCCCATCAGCTGCCCTGAGTGCAGTGAGCGACTCAACCCGCACGACATCCGCCTGCTGCTCGCCGACCCACCGCTCATGCACAAGTACGAGGAGTTCATGCTGCGCCGATACCTGGCCTCGGACCCGGACTGCCGCTGGTGCCCGGCCCCAGACTGCGG TTATGCTGTTATTGCCTATGGCTGTGCCAGCTGCCCAAAGCTAACCTGTGAGAGGGAAGGCTGCCAGACTGAGTTCTGCTACCACTGCAAGCAGATATGGCATCCAAATCAGACCTGCGATATGGCCCGGCAGCAGAGGGCACAGACTTTGAGAGTTCGGACCAAGCATACTTCAGGTCTCAGTTATGGGCAAGAATCTGGACCAG CAGATGACATCAAGCCATGCCCACGATGCAGTGCTTACATTATCAAGATGAATGATGGAAGCTGTAATCACATGACCTGTGCAGTGTGTGGCTGTGAATTCTGCTGGCTTTGTATGAAAGAGATCTCAGACTTGCATTACCTCAG CCCCTCTGGCTGTACATTCTGGGGCAAGAAGCCATGGAGTCGGAAGAAGAAAATTCTTTGGCAGCTGGGCACATTAATTGGTGCTCCAGTGGGGATTTCTCTCATTGCTGGTATTGCCATTCCTGCCATGGTCATTGGCATTCCTGTTTACGTTGGAAGGAAG atTCACAGCAGGTATGAGGGAAGGAAAACCTCCAAACACAAGAGGAATTTAGCCATCACAGGAGGAGTGACTTTGTCGGTCATTGCATCCCCAGTGATTGCAGCAGTTAGTGTTG GTTTTGGTGTCCCCATTATGCTGGCATATGTCTATGGGGTTGTGCCCATTTCTCTCTGTCGTGGCGGTGGCTGTGGAGTTAGCACAGCCAATGGAAAGGGAGTAAAAATTGAGTTTGATGAAGATGATGGTCCAATTACAG TGGCAGATGCCTGGCGAGCCCTCAAGAATCCCAGCATTGGGGAAAGCAGCATCGAAGGCCTGACTAGTGTGTTGAGCACCAGTGGAAGCCCTACAGATGGACTCAGTGTTATGCAAGGCCCTTACAGTGAAACAGCAAGCTTTGCAGCCCTCTCAGGGGGCACGCTGAGTGGTGGCATTCTCTCCAGTGGCAAAGGAAAGTACAGCAG GTTAGAAGTCCAAGCCGATGTCCAAAAGGAAATTTTCCCCAAAGACACAGCCAGTCTTGGTGCAATTAGTGACAACGCAAGCACTCGTGCTATGGCCGGTTCCATAATCAGTTCCTACAACCCACAGGACAG AGAATGCAACAATATGGAAATCCAAGTGGATATTGAGGCCAAACCAAGCCAGTATCAGCTGGTGAGTGGAAGCAGCACAGAGGATTCACTCCATGTCCATGCTCAGATggcagaaaatgaagaagaaggtggtggtggtggtggtggtggtggtggtggtggtgatggtgacggTGGCGGTGACGGTGGCGGTGGTGGCATTGAAGAGGATCCCCCCTGCAAACACCAAAGCTGTGAACAGAAAGACTGCCTGGCCAATAAAGCTTGGGACATCAGCCTGGCCCAGCCAGAGAGCATCCGCAGTGATCTGGAGAGCTCTGACACACAGTCAGATGACGTGCCAGACATCACCTCAGATGAGTGCGGCTCTCCCCGCTCCCATACTGCAGCCTGCCCCTCAACCCCCAGAGCCCAAGGTGCACCAAGCCCAAGTGCCCATATGAACCTCTGTGCCCCAGCCGAGGGACAGACTGTCTTGAAGCCAGAAGGTGCAGAAGCCAGAGTATGA
- the Rnf19b gene encoding E3 ubiquitin-protein ligase RNF19B isoform X3: MGSEKDSESPRSTSLHAAAPDPKCRSGGRRRRLTFHSVFSASARGRRARAKPQAEPPPPAAPPPAPAPAAAQAPLPEALPAEPVAEAEEAAAAAGAGLNDEEAAEGGGPGAEEVECPLCLVRLPPERAPRLLSCPHRSCRDCLRHYLRLEISESRVPISCPECSERLNPHDIRLLLADPPLMHKYEEFMLRRYLASDPDCRWCPAPDCGYAVIAYGCASCPKLTCEREGCQTEFCYHCKQIWHPNQTCDMARQQRAQTLRVRTKHTSGLSYGQESGPDDIKPCPRCSAYIIKMNDGSCNHMTCAVCGCEFCWLCMKEISDLHYLSPSGCTFWGKKPWSRKKKILWQLGTLIGAPVGISLIAGIAIPAMVIGIPVYVGRKIHSRYEGRKTSKHKRNLAITGGVTLSVIASPVIAAVSVGFGVPIMLAYVYGVVPISLCRGGGCGVSTANGKGVKIEFDEDDGPITVADAWRALKNPSIGESSIEGLTSVLSTSGSPTDGLSVMQGPYSETASFAALSGGTLSGGILSSGKGKYSRLEVQADVQKEIFPKDTASLGAISDNASTRAMAGSIISSYNPQDRYSMTHA; the protein is encoded by the exons ATGGGCTCCGAGAAGGACTCCGAATCGCCGCGCTCCACATCCCTACACGCGGCTGCGCCCGACCCCAAGTGCCGCAGCGGCGGCCGGCGCCGGCGCCTCACCTTCCATAGCGTCTTCTCCGCCTCGGCCCGCGGCCGCCGCGCCCGGGCCAAACCGCAGGCCGAGCCGCCGCCCCCCGCTGCGCCGCCGCCCGCCCCGGCCCCAGCCGCGGCCCAGGCCCCGCTGCCCGAGGCGTTGCCCGCCGAGCCGGTCGCCGAGGCCGAGGAGGCCGCCGCGGCCGCGGGGGCCGGACTCAACGATGAAGAGGCGGCGGAGGGCGGCGGCCCGGGCGCGGAGGAGGTGGAGTGCCCACTGTGTCTAGTGCGGCTGCCGCCGGAGCGGGCCCCGCGCCTACTCAGCTGCCCGCACCGCTCGTGCCGGGACTGCCTCCGCCACTACCTGCGCCTGGAGATCAGCGAGAGCCGGGTGCCCATCAGCTGCCCTGAGTGCAGTGAGCGACTCAACCCGCACGACATCCGCCTGCTGCTCGCCGACCCACCGCTCATGCACAAGTACGAGGAGTTCATGCTGCGCCGATACCTGGCCTCGGACCCGGACTGCCGCTGGTGCCCGGCCCCAGACTGCGG TTATGCTGTTATTGCCTATGGCTGTGCCAGCTGCCCAAAGCTAACCTGTGAGAGGGAAGGCTGCCAGACTGAGTTCTGCTACCACTGCAAGCAGATATGGCATCCAAATCAGACCTGCGATATGGCCCGGCAGCAGAGGGCACAGACTTTGAGAGTTCGGACCAAGCATACTTCAGGTCTCAGTTATGGGCAAGAATCTGGACCAG ATGACATCAAGCCATGCCCACGATGCAGTGCTTACATTATCAAGATGAATGATGGAAGCTGTAATCACATGACCTGTGCAGTGTGTGGCTGTGAATTCTGCTGGCTTTGTATGAAAGAGATCTCAGACTTGCATTACCTCAG CCCCTCTGGCTGTACATTCTGGGGCAAGAAGCCATGGAGTCGGAAGAAGAAAATTCTTTGGCAGCTGGGCACATTAATTGGTGCTCCAGTGGGGATTTCTCTCATTGCTGGTATTGCCATTCCTGCCATGGTCATTGGCATTCCTGTTTACGTTGGAAGGAAG atTCACAGCAGGTATGAGGGAAGGAAAACCTCCAAACACAAGAGGAATTTAGCCATCACAGGAGGAGTGACTTTGTCGGTCATTGCATCCCCAGTGATTGCAGCAGTTAGTGTTG GTTTTGGTGTCCCCATTATGCTGGCATATGTCTATGGGGTTGTGCCCATTTCTCTCTGTCGTGGCGGTGGCTGTGGAGTTAGCACAGCCAATGGAAAGGGAGTAAAAATTGAGTTTGATGAAGATGATGGTCCAATTACAG TGGCAGATGCCTGGCGAGCCCTCAAGAATCCCAGCATTGGGGAAAGCAGCATCGAAGGCCTGACTAGTGTGTTGAGCACCAGTGGAAGCCCTACAGATGGACTCAGTGTTATGCAAGGCCCTTACAGTGAAACAGCAAGCTTTGCAGCCCTCTCAGGGGGCACGCTGAGTGGTGGCATTCTCTCCAGTGGCAAAGGAAAGTACAGCAG GTTAGAAGTCCAAGCCGATGTCCAAAAGGAAATTTTCCCCAAAGACACAGCCAGTCTTGGTGCAATTAGTGACAACGCAAGCACTCGTGCTATGGCCGGTTCCATAATCAGTTCCTACAACCCACAGGACAG GTATAGCATGACCCATGCATGA